The proteins below come from a single Gossypium raimondii isolate GPD5lz chromosome 2, ASM2569854v1, whole genome shotgun sequence genomic window:
- the LOC105777910 gene encoding ras-related protein RHN1 isoform X3 has product MARPGTRIIQAKLVLVGDMGTGKTSLVLRFVKGQFFHHQEATIGAAFFTQILSVSEATVKFDIWDTAGQERYHSLAPMYYRGAAAAIVVYDISTMDTFARAKKWVQELQKQGNPKLVMALVGNKSDLDSKREEGEEFAQENGMLFMETSAKTAENVNELFYEIAKKLATASPPNPSGVTLNHEETQERRGKLFCCIG; this is encoded by the exons ATGGCAAGACCTGGTACCAGGATCATACAAGCCAAGCTG GTGCTTGTAGGAGACATGGGAACAGGCAAAACCAGCTTGGTACTAAGATTTGTGAAAGGCCAGTTTTTCCATCACCAG GAAGCAACGATAGGAGCAGCCTTTTTCACTCAGATATTATCAGTAAGTGAAGCCACTGTAAAGTTTGACATTTGGGATACAGCGGGACAAGAAAGATACCATAGTTTAGCTCCCATGTATTATCGAGGTGCTGCTGCTGCCATTGTTGTTTATGATATCTCAACCATG GACACCTTTGCACGAGCAAAGAAATGGGTTCAGGAACTGCAAAAACAAG GAAATCCAAAGTTAGTGATGGCTCTGGTGGGAAACAAATCAGACTTGGACTCAAAAAGAGAG GAAGGAGAAGAATTTGCTCAAGAAAATGGTATGCTTTTCATGGAAACATCAGCAAAAACTGCAGAGAATGTGAATGAGCTCTTCTATGAAATAG CTAAGAAGTTGGCAACAGCTTCCCCTCCCAACCCATCAGGGGTAACTCTAAACCATGAGGAAACACAGGAAAGAAGAGGAAAGCTATTTTGTTGCATAGGTTGA
- the LOC105777910 gene encoding ras-related protein RHN1 isoform X2 — protein MARPGTRIIQAKLVLVGDMGTGKTSLVLRFVKGQFFHHQEATIGAAFFTQILSVSEATVKFDIWDTAGQERYHSLAPMYYRGAAAAIVVYDISTMDTFARAKKWVQELQKQGNPKLVMALVGNKSDLDSKREVQEGEEFAQENGMLFMETSAKTAENVNELFYEIAKKLATASPPNPSGVTLNHEETQERRGKLFCCIG, from the exons ATGGCAAGACCTGGTACCAGGATCATACAAGCCAAGCTG GTGCTTGTAGGAGACATGGGAACAGGCAAAACCAGCTTGGTACTAAGATTTGTGAAAGGCCAGTTTTTCCATCACCAG GAAGCAACGATAGGAGCAGCCTTTTTCACTCAGATATTATCAGTAAGTGAAGCCACTGTAAAGTTTGACATTTGGGATACAGCGGGACAAGAAAGATACCATAGTTTAGCTCCCATGTATTATCGAGGTGCTGCTGCTGCCATTGTTGTTTATGATATCTCAACCATG GACACCTTTGCACGAGCAAAGAAATGGGTTCAGGAACTGCAAAAACAAG GAAATCCAAAGTTAGTGATGGCTCTGGTGGGAAACAAATCAGACTTGGACTCAAAAAGAGAGGTTCAA GAAGGAGAAGAATTTGCTCAAGAAAATGGTATGCTTTTCATGGAAACATCAGCAAAAACTGCAGAGAATGTGAATGAGCTCTTCTATGAAATAG CTAAGAAGTTGGCAACAGCTTCCCCTCCCAACCCATCAGGGGTAACTCTAAACCATGAGGAAACACAGGAAAGAAGAGGAAAGCTATTTTGTTGCATAGGTTGA
- the LOC105777910 gene encoding ras-related protein RHN1 isoform X1, which produces MARPGTRIIQAKLVLVGDMGTGKTSLVLRFVKGQFFHHQEATIGAAFFTQILSVSEATVKFDIWDTAGQERYHSLAPMYYRGAAAAIVVYDISTMDTFARAKKWVQELQKQGNPKLVMALVGNKSDLDSKREVQVEEGEEFAQENGMLFMETSAKTAENVNELFYEIAKKLATASPPNPSGVTLNHEETQERRGKLFCCIG; this is translated from the exons ATGGCAAGACCTGGTACCAGGATCATACAAGCCAAGCTG GTGCTTGTAGGAGACATGGGAACAGGCAAAACCAGCTTGGTACTAAGATTTGTGAAAGGCCAGTTTTTCCATCACCAG GAAGCAACGATAGGAGCAGCCTTTTTCACTCAGATATTATCAGTAAGTGAAGCCACTGTAAAGTTTGACATTTGGGATACAGCGGGACAAGAAAGATACCATAGTTTAGCTCCCATGTATTATCGAGGTGCTGCTGCTGCCATTGTTGTTTATGATATCTCAACCATG GACACCTTTGCACGAGCAAAGAAATGGGTTCAGGAACTGCAAAAACAAG GAAATCCAAAGTTAGTGATGGCTCTGGTGGGAAACAAATCAGACTTGGACTCAAAAAGAGAGGTTCAAGTTGAG GAAGGAGAAGAATTTGCTCAAGAAAATGGTATGCTTTTCATGGAAACATCAGCAAAAACTGCAGAGAATGTGAATGAGCTCTTCTATGAAATAG CTAAGAAGTTGGCAACAGCTTCCCCTCCCAACCCATCAGGGGTAACTCTAAACCATGAGGAAACACAGGAAAGAAGAGGAAAGCTATTTTGTTGCATAGGTTGA
- the LOC105777910 gene encoding ras-related protein RHN1 isoform X4: MGTGKTSLVLRFVKGQFFHHQEATIGAAFFTQILSVSEATVKFDIWDTAGQERYHSLAPMYYRGAAAAIVVYDISTMDTFARAKKWVQELQKQGNPKLVMALVGNKSDLDSKREVQVEEGEEFAQENGMLFMETSAKTAENVNELFYEIAKKLATASPPNPSGVTLNHEETQERRGKLFCCIG; encoded by the exons ATGGGAACAGGCAAAACCAGCTTGGTACTAAGATTTGTGAAAGGCCAGTTTTTCCATCACCAG GAAGCAACGATAGGAGCAGCCTTTTTCACTCAGATATTATCAGTAAGTGAAGCCACTGTAAAGTTTGACATTTGGGATACAGCGGGACAAGAAAGATACCATAGTTTAGCTCCCATGTATTATCGAGGTGCTGCTGCTGCCATTGTTGTTTATGATATCTCAACCATG GACACCTTTGCACGAGCAAAGAAATGGGTTCAGGAACTGCAAAAACAAG GAAATCCAAAGTTAGTGATGGCTCTGGTGGGAAACAAATCAGACTTGGACTCAAAAAGAGAGGTTCAAGTTGAG GAAGGAGAAGAATTTGCTCAAGAAAATGGTATGCTTTTCATGGAAACATCAGCAAAAACTGCAGAGAATGTGAATGAGCTCTTCTATGAAATAG CTAAGAAGTTGGCAACAGCTTCCCCTCCCAACCCATCAGGGGTAACTCTAAACCATGAGGAAACACAGGAAAGAAGAGGAAAGCTATTTTGTTGCATAGGTTGA